GACCCTTACGCTGTCGAATGGCTTTCGAAAGTGGGGAAGCGCACTCAAAAGAATTACAGAGAGCGCTATCCGAAATGGCTTAACTTCATTGGCATGACACCCACGGAGCAATTCAAAAAGCGCATTAAAGATTTGCAGAGTGATAACCCGAAAGAGCGGGGTTTCTTTGAGGATAAGGTTATTGAGTTTAAGAACATGCTAATCACTCAGAATCTTAAACCCTCAAGTATAAGCTGCACGTTGACACCTATCTTGAGTTTCTTTTCGGCACATCGTGTGCCGTTGCGTTTTAAACGCGGAGAGCTAAAGGTCGAAGCAAGAGCAGAAGATAAAGTGGTTAAAGAGTGGATTCCAGATAACCAACAAGTCAAACAAATCTATCAACACGGAGACGCAAGAGACCGTGCGCTTTTACTGTGCTTATATCATAGCGGATTTAGCGAAACCGATGTTAGTTCGTTGAACGTTGAAGATTTGCCCAATATCCAACAATGCGAAGGACACTACCCAATAACAATGTATCGAGAGAAAACTAATGTTTTACAGAGAACATGCTTAAGCGAAGAGTGCGTTCACGACATTAAAGCAATGTTAGAAGAACGTGAAGCTAAAGACCAATTGAAACCTGATAAAACTGGAAAAACTCCAATGTTCATAAGCCAAAAAGGAGAGCGATTAACGACACGGTTCATTAACGACATAATCAAAACGATGGTAGAAAAGACCTA
The window above is part of the Candidatus Bathyarchaeota archaeon genome. Proteins encoded here:
- a CDS encoding site-specific integrase codes for the protein MPKTHKVQEWEKDPYAVEWLSKVGKRTQKNYRERYPKWLNFIGMTPTEQFKKRIKDLQSDNPKERGFFEDKVIEFKNMLITQNLKPSSISCTLTPILSFFSAHRVPLRFKRGELKVEARAEDKVVKEWIPDNQQVKQIYQHGDARDRALLLCLYHSGFSETDVSSLNVEDLPNIQQCEGHYPITMYREKTNVLQRTCLSEECVHDIKAMLEEREAKDQLKPDKTGKTPMFISQKGERLTTRFINDIIKTMVEKTYGKDRAKEFKTKSLRDAYNDALLRANLTQEIKDTLFGHKREGAREKYAISQATIIDAYNKAFQYLTVNHGTQARKDIEVMRSEMIKMSQLIVKMSEETVKLREENKTLKEQLAQFAHDTEARFTVIEERISGKLESWKVRKDYTIEK